A region from the Aegilops tauschii subsp. strangulata cultivar AL8/78 chromosome 5, Aet v6.0, whole genome shotgun sequence genome encodes:
- the LOC109733962 gene encoding pectin acetylesterase 6-like, with protein sequence MEEKAGMAKLWAPFLVVLVLAGSAQAAADRNMSRGGMRRLAGAPGVPVPITVLTSAVAMGAVCMDGSPPAYHMDGGYGAGKNRWIVHLEGGSWCESVGSCLYRKVSRLGSSNLMNRQMYFGGILSSSPAENPDFFSWNRVMIRYCDGASFAGEGYDARSGLFFRGQRIWNAVIQHLLSMGMSSADHVLLTGSSAGALAVVLHCDQFAGFFAGRGTTVKCLADAGFFLDAVNVAGWHTLRTYFGGVVATHGVAQNLPRSCTSHLDATSCFFPQNVIGGINTPIFLLNAAYDTWQIRESLAPDVADPGGAWRACKSSRFACNAFQMNILQAFRNQMVGTVLSVSRSRSNGFFINSCFTHGQSEYATWNAYGSPNLQNKAIWKSVGDWYFGRAEVRAIDCAYPCDNSCHHDM encoded by the exons ATGGAGGAGAAGGCCGGGATGGCCAAGCTTTGGGCGCCTTTTCTTGTGGTTTTGGTCCTCGCCGGGAGCGCGCAGGCGGCGGCCGACCGGAACATGAGCCGTGGTGGTATGAGGCGGCTTGCCGGGGCGCCGGGCGTACCAGTGCCTATCACCGTCCTCACGTCCGCCGTCGCCATGGGAGCCG TGTGCATGGATGGGTCGCCGCCGGCTTACCACATGGATGGGGGCTACGGTGCAGGGAAGAACCGTTGGATCGTCCACCTAGAG GGAGGCTCATGGTGCGAGAGCGTGGGGTCGTGCCTGTACCGCAAGGTGAGCCGCCTCGGCTCGTCAAATCTCATGAACAGGCAGATGTACTTCGGCGGCATCTTGAGCTCCAGCCCCGCCGAGAACCCTG ATTTCTTCAGCTGGAACCGGGTGATGATCCGCTACTGCGACGGCGCGTCTTTCGCCGGCGAAGGCTACGACGCGCGCTCGGGGCTCTTTTTCCGGGGCCAGCGCATATGGAACGCCGTCATCCAGCACCTCCTCTCCATGGGGATGTCCTCGGCGGATCACGTGCTGCTGACGGGAAGCTCCGCCGGGGCCCTGGCAGTGGTGCTGCACTGCGACCAGttcgccggcttcttcgccggcCGGGGCACCACTGTCAAGTGTCTCGCCGACGCGGGATTCTTCCTCGACGC CGTCAACGTCGCCGGGTGGCATACCTTGAGAACCTACTTCGGAGGTGTCGTGGCCACGCATGGGGTGGCTCAGAACCTGCCCAGGAGTTGCACCAGTCATCTCGACGCCACCTCG tgcttcttCCCGCAGAATGTAATCGGCGGCATAAATACCCCGATCTTCCTGCTGAATGCAGCCTACGATACCTGGCAG ATCCGGGAAAGCCTGGCCCCGGACGTAGCCGACCCCGGCGGCGCCTGGCGAGCCTGCAAGTCCAGTCGTTTTGCCTGCAACGCGTTCCAGATGAACATCTTGCAAG CTTTCAGGAACCAAATGGTGGGCACTGTGCTAAGCGTCTCCCGTTCCAGGAGCAACGGGTTCTTCATAAACTCGTGCTTCACTCACGGCCAGTCAGAGTATGCAACTTGGAATGCGTATGGCTCTCCTAATCTTCAGAACAAG GCGATCTGGAAATCTGTGGGTGACTGGTACTTTGGCCGGGCCGAAGTGAGGGCCATCGACTGCGCCTACCCCTGCGACAACTCATGCCATCACGACATGTGA